One Ignavibacteriales bacterium genomic window, GACTATCAAATCTGCAAGTAAATCCTGAATTTGCATCTAAGCTGGGTACGGTATTTGGCGCTTTTGTCGGCGAGGGTAAGAGAGTATTGATAGCCAGGGATATCGATTATGTATCAAATATGATAAAGAGGTCTGTATCAAGCGGACTAATGTCAGCAGGGGTAAACGTTATAGACACACAGGTTATACCGATACCAATTTTAAGACAGATCCTTGAAAACGGTGAAGGAGACGCAGGGATATTTGTGAGGAAATCACCATTCGACAGGAGTTCAACGGATATAATATTTTTCGACAGCGATGGGAAAGATCTTTCAAGCAATAAGACAAAGGCAATCGAGAGATTATTCTTCAGTGAGGAATATAGGAGAGCGGATTATTACGATGTAGGTTATTTTAAATTTCAGGAAAGGACGAACGAGAAATATCAGAAACACTTCCTGGAATCTTTGGACGTGGAGGCAATCAAGAAAGCAAAGTTTAAATTAGTAATTGATTATTCATTTGGAATAGCATCAACAATCTTTCCCAGCATTTTGGGAGAGTTTGATTGCGAGATCGTTTCACTAAATGCGCATTTGGACAGGGATAAGATAACGAGATCGGTAGACGAGTTCAGGGAGTCATTCACGCATTTTTCGTTTGTAGTTAAATCCCTGGGATATGACCTTGGTTTTACTATCGACGCGGGCGGTGAGAAAGTATGGCTGGCGACCAGTGAGGGTAAGATACTTGGCGGAGACAGATTCCTTGTGCTGGTATTAAAAATGTTTCTGATGGTGACACCAGATGTGAAAAAGATAGCTGTTCCCGTACAATCAACAAGGGAAGTGGATATAATCGCGAAAGAATACGGAGTGGAGGTAGTCAGAGTGAAGGATACACACTATGCAATGATGATGGCATGCGAGGACCCGGAGGTAAGTTTTGTGGGAGGAACAAGAGGAGGATTTTTATTCCCGGAATTTCTATACGCGACGGACGGGATGTTTTCAGTTGCTAAGATACTAGAATTGATAGCAAGGAGCGGATGCAATATAGACGAATTAGACCGTGAGCTGGTGAAGCTGAACATGAAAAAAGAAAATATAGATTGCCCGAAAGATCTAAAAGGAACGATAATGAGGCAGTTTATGGAAGATAATGTACAATATCCACAGGAATTGATAGATGGGGTAAAGATATTCATTAACAATAATGATACAGTGTTATTCACACCGGATAAGCATAGGGGATTAGTTCATTTAAATGTCGAGACTGATTCAGAAGAAAAGACAGATGAATTAATCGAGAGTTACAAAACAAAAATTTTAAGTTATATAGTAAAAAATTACAATTAAGTCGAAAGGAGTTTCGTTTTACAATGAAAATAAGTGAAATACTTACAGAGGACCTTATATCCGTAGGGTTGGAAGTAAATGATAAGGATGATTGTATAAATAAGATGATAGATATTGCTGCCAGATCCGGGAAGATCATCGATAAGGAAAAGGTAGTGGAATGTGTTTTTGAGAGGGAGAAACTTGTTTCGACAGGAGTGGGAAAAGGGTTCGCAATTCCGCACGGAAAAACAGACGAGATATCGGATGTTACTGCTTCATTTGCAATACTCAAAGACCCGATAGATTTCGATTCAATAGATTCAGAGCCGGTGAAATTCGTATTCCTGCTGGTAGGAAAAGACAGTCTATTGAACACACATATAAAACTCCTCAGCCGTATCTCCAGAATAATGAATAACGATAAGTTCCGGGATAAACTCGATGAAGCTAAAACATCGAAAGAGGTTTTAGAGCTATTTCAGAAGGAAGAAGAGAATTATCAGGACATTTAAATTTAATCACAAAATCAACCTCAGCATTAGTAATTTCAATGAGTAAAATAGAATATAAAATTTCATTTCCAAATCCCGTAACACATTATTGTGATGTTGAAATAACAACCTCTACCGATGGTGCAGAAGAGATGGAGTTTGAGATGCCAGTGTGGACTCCGGGATCATATAAGGTAAGAGACTACGCAAGGCACGTGGATAAGATTAAAGCAAGCGCAAATAGTAAGGAACTAGATTGTGAAAAAACCGGAAAAAGTTCGTGGGAAATAAATACATCCGGTGTAGGAGATGTAAAACTAACCTACAGGGTCTATTGTAATGAGCTAACGGTGAGGACGAGTGAGATAACCTCGGATCATGCATATTTAAATGGAACGAGCGTGTTTATGTATATTAAGGGGAGGATAGGTGACGAATGCGAATTGGAAATACAACCATACCATGACTGGAAAAAGATATCGACCGGATTGAAAAAGATTGGTGATAGCAGATTCAGCGCTGAGAACTATGATATTTTGGCAGACTGTCCAATAGAAATAGGAAATCAGCAAATATTGGAATTTGAAGTTGATGAGAAGAAACACTATATATGTATTTATGGAGCAGGTAATTATGATGCTGAAAAGTTTGTAGTGGATTTTGAAAAGATAGTTGAAGCAGAAAGCAAGATGATGGAGGGGCTTCCCTATAAGAACTTTACGTTTTTAATTACAATTGCCGAAGGTGTAGGTGGGGGACTCGAACATCTCAATTCATTTTCCGCAATGTATCCGCCATGGGTATTTGACGATGAAAAGAGATACAAGAAATTCCTTGGACTGATATCTCATGAGTTATTCCATGTATGGAATGTAAAGCGAGTGAGACCGTTGGAACTCGGACCATTTGATTATTCAAAGGAAGTATATACAAAGATGCATTGGGTAACGGAAGGATGGACGAGTTTCTTTGATAATCTTACCTTAAAAAGAGCCGATATACTCGACGATAAGGAGTATCTTGAGTTTGTAGCTGAAGAGGTTAACGAAGTTTTGAAATACACAGGAAGATTTCAACAATCACTGGAAGATTCGAGCTACTATAACTGGACTAAATTCTATAACCGTCATGAAAACAGCAGGAATGACCAGATCTCCTATTACAAAAAGGGAGGGTTGATAGCCCTAATGCTGGACATCGAGATAATCACAACTTCAAACTGTGAAAAATCACTGGATGATGTATTGAGAATATTATTTGAGGATTATAACAATGACCCAGGCAAAGGTTATACAGGTGATAGGGTAAAGGAAGTAATAGAGAGTTTAACCGGCAAGAATATGGATGAATTTTGGAACAAGTATATAAGGGGAACGGATGAAATTCCATTTGCAGAATATTTATTAAGGGCAGGTGTTGAATTGAAGGATAAGAATAAGGAGGGAGAGATAAAGCTGAATGCTGTTATCAATAGGAAGAGCGATAATGTAATATTGGATGAGGTTTATGACGGGGGCTCCGCTTATGGTGTCGGATTAAGCGCGGGTGATGAGTTGATTGCTTTGAATGGCATTAGAGTAACTAATAATAACTTTAAAGCAGTACTAAACACATATAAACCCGGCGACGAGACGGAAGTTGTATACAGCCGAGCCGGGAAGGTGAGGGACCTCAAGATGAAGATACTTGAACAGGTTCCTACATACGAGCTTGTAAAAATAGAAAACCCGGATGATATGCAAAAGAAAGTCTGGGAAAAATGGATATCCGGATAAATTATAAACTTCTTTAAATGAAATCAAAAAAATACGTTTACTTCTTCGGCAATGGAAAGGCTGAGGGGAAAGCTAACATGAAAAACCTTCTAGGGGGAAAAGGGGCGAATCTTGCCGAGATGACCAATCTTAAGCTTCCCGTTCCTCCCGGATTCACAATAACAACGGATGTTTGTACATACTATTATGCAAATAAAAAGAAATACCCGAAGGAGTTAAAAAACCAAGTGCAGGAAGCACTTAAGAAGATCGAGAAATTAATGGGTGCGAAATTTGGTGATTCCAAGAACCCGTTATTAGTGAGTGTACGCTCCGGAGCAAGGGCTTCGAT contains:
- a CDS encoding NTP transferase domain-containing protein, translated to MQAVIMAGGFGTRLRPLTNNIPKPMVPIVNKPILEHIFALLKTHNITDYTIMLYYMPEKIEAIFGDGSEYGVNIRYIIPDQDYGTAGAVKLAEKYIEDKFVVISGDVLTDFDLSSIGEFHNDKGTIATMALYSSRNPLQFGIVLTGEDGRIVRFLEKPSSSEVFSDTINTGIYFFNKEIFSHIPEKENYDFSKDLFPKLLESGIPIYGCKTDGYWRDVGNLEEYISSNMDVLNNELNYINETDENGNCISPTAKIHPDASINHSIIGDDVEIEAGAVIQNSVIWDGVKIGSNSKLIYDVIGRNCTIGHDTRINDYVFVGDECSIGNNVFISSSIKIWDKKVIDDGEKVGRSLIYDDKFFTELFTDSRITGLSNLQVNPEFASKLGTVFGAFVGEGKRVLIARDIDYVSNMIKRSVSSGLMSAGVNVIDTQVIPIPILRQILENGEGDAGIFVRKSPFDRSSTDIIFFDSDGKDLSSNKTKAIERLFFSEEYRRADYYDVGYFKFQERTNEKYQKHFLESLDVEAIKKAKFKLVIDYSFGIASTIFPSILGEFDCEIVSLNAHLDRDKITRSVDEFRESFTHFSFVVKSLGYDLGFTIDAGGEKVWLATSEGKILGGDRFLVLVLKMFLMVTPDVKKIAVPVQSTREVDIIAKEYGVEVVRVKDTHYAMMMACEDPEVSFVGGTRGGFLFPEFLYATDGMFSVAKILELIARSGCNIDELDRELVKLNMKKENIDCPKDLKGTIMRQFMEDNVQYPQELIDGVKIFINNNDTVLFTPDKHRGLVHLNVETDSEEKTDELIESYKTKILSYIVKNYN
- a CDS encoding PTS sugar transporter subunit IIA codes for the protein MKISEILTEDLISVGLEVNDKDDCINKMIDIAARSGKIIDKEKVVECVFEREKLVSTGVGKGFAIPHGKTDEISDVTASFAILKDPIDFDSIDSEPVKFVFLLVGKDSLLNTHIKLLSRISRIMNNDKFRDKLDEAKTSKEVLELFQKEEENYQDI
- a CDS encoding M61 family metallopeptidase, with the protein product MSKIEYKISFPNPVTHYCDVEITTSTDGAEEMEFEMPVWTPGSYKVRDYARHVDKIKASANSKELDCEKTGKSSWEINTSGVGDVKLTYRVYCNELTVRTSEITSDHAYLNGTSVFMYIKGRIGDECELEIQPYHDWKKISTGLKKIGDSRFSAENYDILADCPIEIGNQQILEFEVDEKKHYICIYGAGNYDAEKFVVDFEKIVEAESKMMEGLPYKNFTFLITIAEGVGGGLEHLNSFSAMYPPWVFDDEKRYKKFLGLISHELFHVWNVKRVRPLELGPFDYSKEVYTKMHWVTEGWTSFFDNLTLKRADILDDKEYLEFVAEEVNEVLKYTGRFQQSLEDSSYYNWTKFYNRHENSRNDQISYYKKGGLIALMLDIEIITTSNCEKSLDDVLRILFEDYNNDPGKGYTGDRVKEVIESLTGKNMDEFWNKYIRGTDEIPFAEYLLRAGVELKDKNKEGEIKLNAVINRKSDNVILDEVYDGGSAYGVGLSAGDELIALNGIRVTNNNFKAVLNTYKPGDETEVVYSRAGKVRDLKMKILEQVPTYELVKIENPDDMQKKVWEKWISG